A genomic window from Gossypium hirsutum isolate 1008001.06 chromosome D10, Gossypium_hirsutum_v2.1, whole genome shotgun sequence includes:
- the LOC121222332 gene encoding probable LRR receptor-like serine/threonine-protein kinase At1g56130 isoform X2, which produces MTADGIVFEAENNSLGAATFNVTNTQKWAVSNVALYEDRENPLYVQNTNAQVKGTNTPALYLTSRISPVSLRYYGLGLENGPYTINLFFAETAYPDRSTQSWKSLGRRVFDIYIQGGLQVKDFDISKEAGGAEKAITRRFISNVTDNHLEIHLLWTGKGTCCVPELGYYGPSISAISVVPNFKPTVSGLPPGNSKRKTALIVGIAVPVGAVSLMLIYVVIHFKKRKEYDDEEVLLAIGPRPNTFSYAELKAATEDFSPSNKLGEGGYGAVYKGTLSDGRVVAVKQLSVASHQGKSQFIEFNTLQLTRSIG; this is translated from the exons ATGACTGCTGATGGCATAGTGTTTGAGGCTGAGAATAATTCTTTGGGCGCAGCAACATTTAATGTAACAAATACGCAAAAATGGGCAGTTAGCAATGTAGCATTGTATGAAGACAGGGAGAATCCATTGTATGTGCAAAACACAAATGCACAAGTGAAAGGCACCAACACCCCTGCGCTTTATCTTACTTCAAGGATATCCCCTGTATCCCTCAGATACTACGGCTTAGGCCTTGAGAATGGGCCTTATACAATAAACTTGTTCTTTGCGGAAACAGCTTATCCAGATAGAAGCACTCAGTCGTGGAAAAGTTTAGGAAGACGcgtttttgatatttatattcaG GGGGGTCTTCAAGTTAAAGATTTCGATATATCAAAGGAGGCAGGTGGAGCTGAGAAAGCAATTACTAGGAGATTCATTTCTAATGTGACAGATAATCATCTTGAAATTCACTTGCTTTGGACTGGTAAGGGGACCTGCTGTGTACCAGAACTAGGTTATTATGGTCCATCCATTTCAGCTATTAGTGTGGTCCCAA ATTTCAAACCAACTGTTAGTGGGTTACCACCAGGCAATTCTAAGAGGAAAACAGCACTGATTGTTGGTATTGCAGTTCCTGTTGGAGCTGTTTCTTTGATGCTGATATATGTAGTTATTCactttaagaaaagaaaagaatacgATGATGAGGAAG TGCTTCTTGCAATTGGTCCTAGACCAAACACATTTAGCTATGCTGAGTTGAAAGCTGCAACAGAAGACTTCAGTCCTTCAAACAAGTTAGGAGAAGGGGGTTATGGAGCTGTCTACAAG GGTACATTATCAGATGGGAGGGTCGTAGCTGTGAAGCAACTTTCAGTAGCATCTCACCAAGGAAAGAGTCAATTTATTGAGTTTAATACATTGCAGCTCACAAGATCAATTGGCTGA
- the LOC121222332 gene encoding probable LRR receptor-like serine/threonine-protein kinase At1g56130 isoform X1: MEDANFAIKCGGPQMTADGIVFEAENNSLGAATFNVTNTQKWAVSNVALYEDRENPLYVQNTNAQVKGTNTPALYLTSRISPVSLRYYGLGLENGPYTINLFFAETAYPDRSTQSWKSLGRRVFDIYIQGGLQVKDFDISKEAGGAEKAITRRFISNVTDNHLEIHLLWTGKGTCCVPELGYYGPSISAISVVPNFKPTVSGLPPGNSKRKTALIVGIAVPVGAVSLMLIYVVIHFKKRKEYDDEEVLLAIGPRPNTFSYAELKAATEDFSPSNKLGEGGYGAVYKGTLSDGRVVAVKQLSVASHQGKSQFIEFNTLQLTRSIG; the protein is encoded by the exons ATGGAAGATGCAAACTTTGCAATCAAGTGTGGTGGTCCGCAGATGACTGCTGATGGCATAGTGTTTGAGGCTGAGAATAATTCTTTGGGCGCAGCAACATTTAATGTAACAAATACGCAAAAATGGGCAGTTAGCAATGTAGCATTGTATGAAGACAGGGAGAATCCATTGTATGTGCAAAACACAAATGCACAAGTGAAAGGCACCAACACCCCTGCGCTTTATCTTACTTCAAGGATATCCCCTGTATCCCTCAGATACTACGGCTTAGGCCTTGAGAATGGGCCTTATACAATAAACTTGTTCTTTGCGGAAACAGCTTATCCAGATAGAAGCACTCAGTCGTGGAAAAGTTTAGGAAGACGcgtttttgatatttatattcaG GGGGGTCTTCAAGTTAAAGATTTCGATATATCAAAGGAGGCAGGTGGAGCTGAGAAAGCAATTACTAGGAGATTCATTTCTAATGTGACAGATAATCATCTTGAAATTCACTTGCTTTGGACTGGTAAGGGGACCTGCTGTGTACCAGAACTAGGTTATTATGGTCCATCCATTTCAGCTATTAGTGTGGTCCCAA ATTTCAAACCAACTGTTAGTGGGTTACCACCAGGCAATTCTAAGAGGAAAACAGCACTGATTGTTGGTATTGCAGTTCCTGTTGGAGCTGTTTCTTTGATGCTGATATATGTAGTTATTCactttaagaaaagaaaagaatacgATGATGAGGAAG TGCTTCTTGCAATTGGTCCTAGACCAAACACATTTAGCTATGCTGAGTTGAAAGCTGCAACAGAAGACTTCAGTCCTTCAAACAAGTTAGGAGAAGGGGGTTATGGAGCTGTCTACAAG GGTACATTATCAGATGGGAGGGTCGTAGCTGTGAAGCAACTTTCAGTAGCATCTCACCAAGGAAAGAGTCAATTTATTGAGTTTAATACATTGCAGCTCACAAGATCAATTGGCTGA
- the LOC107913815 gene encoding probable LRR receptor-like serine/threonine-protein kinase At1g56130: MALRLMMKLPLSSSKGLLFFYLVVLFSCSQSINAQTNQTNATTDPSEVKALISIFQQWDLEAPDTWNISGEPCSGTALTTSFSEFEDPSNNPAIRCDCSFNASTVCHITSLRVFGLDKRGVIPDEILELPYLDFLKIDKNFFSGSLPAFIGNLSRLGLLSIAQNNFSGPIPKEIGNLKKLYLLSLGNNDLSGTLPPELGNLVELGELYINSCGLSGEIPSSFANLKEMRIVWASDNAFTGKIPDFVGNWTKLTQLRFEGNSFEGPIPSSFSNLTSLNSLRIGDIYNGSSSSLDFVRNLKNLTDLVLRNVLLTGNFPSYITELQSLQKLDLSFNNLTGQIPSTLFNMNSLIYLFLGNNSLSGSIPSQKSETLQTIDLSYNFLSGNLPSWVNSRLQLNFVANNFTLNSSNIRVLPGLECLQRSFPCFRNASRYANFSLNCGGPAIIADGIQFEAENRTLGPAKFNVTSTQKWAVSNAGLFADRQNQQFVENNGGQVRSTNTPELYETSRLSPGSLRYYGLGLENGPYTVRLFFAETGFPERTSGSWRSLARRVFDVYIQGARRLRDFDISKEAGGVQRAISRNFTTNVTENHLEIHLFWAGKGTSGTPEDGYYGPSISAISVVPNFIPTVSGIPPSNPKEKNHTALIAGVTVPVVALALILIFAIIFVKRKKEDDDEEVLLGISPRPNTFTYSELKAATEDFSPSNKLGEGGFGPVYKGTLSDGRVVAVKQLSVASNQGKDQFVAEIATISAVQHRNLVKLLGCCIGGNRRLLVYEYLVNKSLDQALWGKQDLHLDWPTRFNICLSTARGLAYLHEESMPRIVHRDVKASNILLDAELCPKISDFGLAKLYDDKKTHITTRAAGTIGYLAPEYAMRGHLTEKVDVFGFGVLALEIISGRPNSYNSVENDRIYLLEWAWTLHENNQLLSLLDPKLVEFDEDEALRVIRVALLCIQASPSMRPPMSRVVGMLAGDIEVTNVTTKPSYITDWDFKDVTGTFMDESQTSIPSDHSGSDIKSKNKIISDADDQPVLSPLNISGFRESFGEGR, encoded by the exons atggcTTTAAGGTTGATGATGAAGCTACCACTGTCTTCTTCCAAAGGCTTGCTCTTCTTCTACTTGGTTGTTTTGTTTTCATGCAGCCAATCCATCAATGCCCAGACTAACCAGACTAACGCCACAACCGATCCTTCTGAAG TGAAGGCATTGATCTCAATCTTCCAACAGTGGGATCTAGAAGCGCCGGATACATGGAACATCAGTGGAGAGCCATGTAGTGGAACTGCTCTCACCACAAGCTTTTCTGAGTTTGAGGATCCTTCTAATAACCCCGCTATCAGATGTGATTGTTCTTTCAACGCTAGCACTGTTTGCCATATTACTAGTCT GAGGGTATTTGGACTAGATAAACGAGGAGTGATACCAGATGAGATTTTGGAGTTGCCTTACCTGGATTTCTT gaaaattgataaaaatttctTCTCCGGTTCTTTGCCAGCATTCATTGGAAATCTGTCTAGATTAGGGTTACT GTCAATTGCCCAAAACAATTTCTCTGGGCCCATTCCAAAGGAGATCGGAAATCTCAAGAAGCTATATCTGCT CTCTTTGGGTAATAACGATCTCTCTGGAACATTGCCTCCTGAACTTGGTAATTTAGTCGAACTTGGAGAACT ATACATTAACAGTTGTGGATTGAGTGGTGAGATTCCCTCATCATTTGCTAACCTTAAAGAAATGCGAATTGT GTGGGCATCTGACAATGCATTCACAGGCAAAATACCTGACTTTGTTGGTAACTGGACAAAGCTTACACAATT GAGATTTGAAGGGAACTCTTTTGAAGGTCCAATTCCATCTAGTTtttcgaatttaacatctttgaattcttt GCGAATTGGTGATATATACAATGGGAGTTCTTCTTCTCTTGATTTTGTAAGAAATCTAAAGAACTTGACTGACTT GGTTCTAAGAAATGTCTTGCTCACTGGTAATTTTCCATCTTATATCACGGAATTACAATCTTTACAAAAGCT GGATTTGAGTTTCAACAACTTAACAGGCCAAATTCCAAGCACTTTGTTCAATATGAATTCTCTCATATACTT GTTTCTTGGAAATAACAGTCTATCAGGTTCCATTCCCAGCCAAAAGAGTGAAACTCTTCAGACCAT AGATTTATCATACAATTTTCTATCAGGAAACTTGCCTTCTTGGGTAAACTCACGCTTACAACT GAACTTTGTGGCCAACAACTTCACACTTAACAGCTCAAACATAAG GGTTTTACCAGGATTAGAATGCCTACAAAGAAGCTTCCCATGCTTTAGAAATGCTTCACGAT ATGCAAACTTCTCGCTCAATTGTGGTGGACCAGCAATAATAGCTGATGGGATACAGTTTGAGGCTGAGAATAGAACACTCGGCCCAGCAAAATTTAATGTAACCAGTACACAGAAATGGGCAGTTAGCAATGCTGGCTTGTTTGCAGACAGACAAAATCAACAGTTTGTGGAAAACAATGGAGGACAAGTGAGAAGTACAAACACTCCAGAGCTGTATGAGACTTCAAGGCTATCCCCTGGATCACTCAGATACTATGGCCTAGGCCTTGAGAATGGACCCTATACTGTAAGATTGTTCTTTGCAGAGACAGGTTTCCCAGAGCGAACCTCAGGGTCCTGGAGGAGTCTAGCAAGGCGTGTTTTCGATGTTTATATTCAG GGAGCCCGGAGACTAAGGGATTTTGATATATCAAAGGAGGCTGGTGGTGTTCAGAGAGCAATAAGTAGGAATTTCACTACTAACGTAACTGAGAACCATCTAGAAATTCACCTGTTCTGGGCTGGTAAGGGGACTTCCGGCACACCAGAAGATGGTTATTATGGTCCATCCATTTCAGCTATTAGTGTTGTTCCAA ATTTCATACCAACTGTCAGTGGGATACCCCCAAGCAATCCTAAAGAGAAGAACCACACGGCATTGATTGCTGGTGTTACAGTTCCTGTTGTAGCATTGGCTTTGATACTTATATTTGCAATTATTTTTgtgaagagaaagaaagaagatgatgatgaggaGG TGCTTCTTGGTATCAGCCCTAGACCAAACACATTTACTTATTCAGAGTTAAAAGCTGCCACTGAAGACTTCAGTCCTTCAAATAAGTTAGGAGAAGGGGGGTTCGGACCTGTGTACAAG GGTACACTTTCTGATGGGAGAGTCGTAGCTGTGAAACAACTTTCAGTAGCATCAAACCAGGGGAAAGATCAATTTGTTGCTGAGATAGCTACCATATCAGCCGTACAACATCGTAATCTTGTCAAACTATTAGGCTGCTGCATTGGAGGAAATAGGCGCCTCCTTGTTTACGAGTATCTTGTGAACAAAAGCCTTGATCAGGCTCTCTGGG GAAAACAGGACTTGCATCTTGATTGGCCAACACGCTTTAATATTTGCCTATCAACCGCAAGAGGGCTAGCTTATCTTCACGAGGAGTCTATGCCAAGGATTGTTCATAGGGATGTCAAGGCAAGCAATATTTTGCTTGATGCAGAGCTTTGCCCAAAGATATCTGATTTTGGATTGGCAAAGCTTTATGATGACAAGAAAACGCACATCACCACTCGCGCTGCTGGAACAAT TGGCTACCTGGCACCAGAGTATGCGATGCGTGGGCATCTTACAGAGAAAGTAGATGTTTTTGGCTTTGGTGTTCTTGCTTTGGAGATTATAAGTGGTAGACCAAACTCATATAATTCCGTAGAAAATGACAGAATTTATCTTCTTGAATGG GCGTGGACCCTGCATGAAAATAACCAACTTTTGAGCCTTCTTGATCCAAAATTAGTGGAGTTTGATGAAGATGAAGCTCTCCGAGTGATAAGAGTAGCACTTTTATGCATTCAAGCATCACCATCAATGCGGCCACCCATGTCCCGTGTCGTTGGTATGCTTGCAGGAGATATTGAAGTGACCAATGTTACAACAAAACCAAGTTATATAACTGACTGGGATTTTAAGGATGTCACAGGCACCTTTATGGATGAATCGCAAACATCCATTCCATCTGACCATAGCGGCAGCGACATCAAGAGTAAGAACAAGATCATTTCAGATGCAGATGATCAACCAGTACTTTCTCCTTTAAATATTTCTGGATTCAGGGAGAGCTTTGGAGAAGGAAGGTGA